A genomic stretch from Gammaproteobacteria bacterium includes:
- the fliE gene encoding flagellar hook-basal body complex protein FliE encodes MNNITTDSILAQLRALEAASKSGSVQEPPKVEEDFSNLLQQSIDKVNELQKNSGDLSKAFEMGSPTVTLAEVMIAKQKAGIAFQSVLQVRNKLVNAYKEIMSMQV; translated from the coding sequence ATGAACAACATTACTACGGATAGTATATTAGCGCAATTAAGAGCGCTTGAAGCGGCTTCCAAAAGCGGTAGCGTACAAGAGCCGCCTAAAGTGGAAGAGGATTTCTCCAACTTGTTGCAACAGAGTATTGATAAGGTCAATGAATTACAAAAGAATTCGGGAGATTTAAGTAAGGCGTTTGAGATGGGTTCTCCCACAGTGACTTTAGCAGAAGTTATGATTGCAAAGCAAAAAGCGGGCATCGCGTTTCAATCTGTTCTTCAAGTAAGGAATAAATTGGTAAATGCTTATAAAGAAATAATGTCTATGCAAGTGTAA
- the fliF gene encoding flagellar basal-body MS-ring/collar protein FliF, whose protein sequence is MATATQETRTVTVNGLDAATMLRQLGFFVALAASFVIAGWVLLWSQEPNYSVLFSSLEEREASIVLDALQQLNIQYKLDNKTGALLVPSKSVYDARINLAAQGLPKSTAGGFASLDNGDSTFGMSAAKETILFQRALERELVQTVNSISNVKSSRIHLAIPKQSAFLRDRQKPRASVIVSLYPGRSLSEGQVSAIVHLVASSVPNLQLEQVTVVDQTGRLLTNGDRTKDIALSSTQFEYARKIEKSYQERIQNILTPILGPNSVHAQVTAEIDFTVNEQTQQIFNPDSQTPVSVQTSEEQTSGGAFAGIPGALSNQPPQNAEAPEKASEAAADSGGGTNRMMRKETKNYEVDKTISHTRYASGNIKRLSAAVVVDDKVNVNKDGVRSKITRSPEEILRITELVKKAIGFDLKRGDTVNVVNESFTVPETPEQLPETPIWERPWIWDVAKQALAGLLLIFIVFGVLKPALKSFGKSIAPSIALPPGEEGKDGRISGASGVQADKVTLGSGGAVQIEAPPSQHDMNMLTAQQLVKDDPKLVAQVVKNWVSNE, encoded by the coding sequence ATGGCAACCGCAACCCAGGAAACCAGAACCGTAACCGTTAATGGTCTGGACGCAGCAACCATGTTGCGTCAGCTCGGTTTTTTTGTTGCTTTAGCGGCAAGCTTTGTTATCGCCGGTTGGGTTTTGCTGTGGTCGCAGGAACCAAATTACAGTGTGTTGTTTTCTTCATTGGAGGAAAGAGAAGCCAGTATTGTTCTGGATGCACTCCAACAGCTGAATATTCAATACAAATTGGATAACAAAACCGGTGCCTTGTTGGTTCCTTCAAAAAGTGTTTATGACGCTCGCATAAATCTGGCGGCGCAAGGGCTGCCAAAAAGTACGGCCGGCGGATTTGCCTCGTTGGATAACGGTGATTCCACCTTTGGGATGAGTGCCGCTAAAGAAACCATTCTGTTTCAACGTGCCTTGGAACGAGAGTTGGTCCAAACCGTTAACAGTATCAGCAATGTGAAATCATCCAGAATTCATTTGGCTATTCCCAAACAGTCTGCCTTTTTAAGGGACCGGCAAAAGCCAAGAGCGTCTGTTATTGTCAGTTTATATCCGGGACGCTCTTTGTCTGAAGGTCAGGTTTCGGCTATCGTGCATTTGGTGGCTTCCAGCGTGCCTAATCTTCAGTTGGAACAAGTAACCGTTGTGGATCAAACCGGCCGTTTATTAACTAATGGGGACAGAACTAAGGATATTGCGTTATCGAGCACTCAATTTGAGTATGCCAGAAAAATTGAGAAAAGCTATCAAGAGCGTATTCAAAACATTCTGACTCCCATACTTGGACCCAATTCCGTTCATGCCCAAGTTACGGCAGAGATTGATTTTACGGTTAATGAACAGACTCAACAAATATTCAATCCTGACTCGCAAACCCCGGTCAGTGTACAGACTTCAGAGGAACAGACTTCGGGTGGGGCTTTTGCGGGTATACCGGGTGCTTTGAGTAATCAACCACCGCAAAATGCAGAAGCACCTGAGAAAGCAAGTGAAGCCGCAGCGGATTCCGGTGGTGGTACGAACCGCATGATGCGTAAGGAAACTAAAAATTATGAAGTAGATAAAACCATCAGTCATACCCGATATGCATCGGGAAACATAAAGCGATTGTCAGCAGCCGTTGTCGTGGATGATAAAGTAAACGTAAACAAAGACGGCGTCAGGTCCAAAATCACACGAAGCCCTGAAGAGATTCTCAGAATCACTGAGCTGGTTAAGAAGGCCATTGGGTTTGATCTGAAACGAGGCGACACCGTAAATGTGGTCAATGAATCCTTTACGGTACCGGAAACACCTGAGCAACTGCCTGAAACACCGATCTGGGAGCGTCCCTGGATCTGGGATGTAGCTAAGCAAGCTCTTGCCGGGTTGTTGCTTATTTTTATTGTATTTGGCGTGTTAAAACCAGCGTTAAAATCCTTTGGTAAGTCTATTGCCCCATCCATTGCATTACCTCCCGGAGAGGAGGGCAAGGATGGTCGGATATCCGGTGCATCCGGAGTTCAGGCCGATAAAGTCACACTGGGTTCAGGCGGAGCCGTGCAAATTGAGGCGCCGCCCAGTCAACACGATATGAATATGCTCACGGCTCAGCAGTTGGTGAAGGATGATCCAAAGCTGGTTGCACAGGTTGTTAAAAACTGGGTTTCAAACGAATGA